Below is a genomic region from Rosa chinensis cultivar Old Blush chromosome 5, RchiOBHm-V2, whole genome shotgun sequence.
GTGCAAGTCTCACCTACAACGACTGCTAGCCAAAGTCAGAAACCTTCTGGTCCTCCAATGCATGGGATCCTTATGACGTCAATGCCATTTCATCAGCCACAGGTTTCTGTGCAATTTGGTGGCCTCAACCAGcagattctttttttttggtctgaaattCATCTATTGATAGCCTCAAAAAGCATACAACCAAAAACACAGAACAACAAAAGTTCCAATGTCTATGACAAAGAAGCCAAGACACAATAGGTAAAAATACTAGTACTGAGGAGGGCCAGGAAGACCATCACTAGTGAGAACCAATTGCATGGACCAACCAGCAGATTCAGTCACTCTTGTTTGACTGCCAATTCCTATTCCACTACCAATAGGTAGCACTTAAGTACAGTTTCAGGTTTACAACCCCATCCCATGCAGCTTCCTGGAGTTATGCATCAAAAAGTGAACCTGAGTTTTTCCCCCCAAACGGGTCCTCAGCTCCCTCAGTTGGGCAACTTGGGGATCAGCATAGCTGCACAATAACGCCAACAGCAAGGTGGAAAGTTTGCTGGCCCTCGTAAAACTCCTGTCAAGATTACACATCCAGGTACACATGAAGAGTTAAGGCTTGATAAACGGGCAGATTCATATCCAGATGGTGGCTTATCAGCCGCCAGGACTTACCCCAATGTTTCTCAGTCCCAGCCCATGCCTTCGTTTGCGAGTTCTCATCCTACAACCTATTATACCAATCCTAATCCCCTGTTTTTTCCATCTCTGAATTCACATCCTTTAACAAGTAGTCACAAGTCACCCAGTTCACAAGCACCAGATTTAGCTATCCAGTGAGCCAGAGTCTACCCAAAGTATACCTTTCAAAAATCTGTCAGCTCACAATTTCCTGCCTGTCACCAAGTCTGGGCTCCCTATGCACAGTGAATTCTCAAAGCCTTGAAGGCCAGCTGGAGAAGTTATGTCATCTCATCCTCAAGGTTTCCTATCAGTGACCCATTAGTTAACAAATCATTGCCGTCTGCAGCAAAAGTATCAGCAGGTATGCCGGCTGCTCCTTCTGTTGAAAGCCAAGTTTCAAGTTCTTTATCCTCTATTTAAGTTGCCCCAGCTGAGGAGTCTGTGCTTTGTACCAGTTCTTTATCCTGTAGTCAGTCAACTGCAGAAAGAAACCAGGAAAGGAAGGGAGTATTCAACCACAGCATCAGGTACTTTTATTAATATTTGCTGGGGGAGATCCTTTTCTGtctcttttaattttgatggtttttgacaaaaacaatATAACTGTTTAaccatttgaatttttttttttttggtcttcttGCATTTCAACACAGGTTGCTGGGCAATCTAGTACTACACCAAGCTTTCCTTCTCAGACTTCAGAACATGGTATATCTTCTAGTGTTGGTGTTTCTGAAACTGTAGAGGGTAATACAGCTGCTGTTCCAGAAAGTATTGAATCTTTTTCAGAATTGGCCAGGGAATCACTCTCAAATGTTAGCACGGCCACTATTGTTTCTGACTTGAAGGCTGAAACAGTTTTGAGAAGGTGCCATCTCCTTCTGAATTACTTGGTGTTGGGACTGCTGTCAATACTTTTGCtgttgttcatcatagtcaacTAGGCAATTTTCGCTGCTGCATGAACAAGGAAAGCATGAATTGGTGGGAGCAGAAACCAGTCTGAACAAAGCTTGGTCGAAGGATACAAACGGGATGCTAATAGTCCTAGTATTACTTCAGAATCTACCCCTGTGAAAAGTCTGGAATCTGTTGACAAAGCAGCAGAGCAGTCTGTGGCAAAGGAAACCACTAAAGGCAATGTTATTGCAACTTCTGAAACTGCACAAGGAGGCAAAGATCAACATATCAGGTGCAATACAGAATTAGATGAGAGGATGCCTCTCCTAGCAGAAGTGGTAGCATGGGTAATAATGAAGTTGCTTCCTTAAAACCCAGTCGACCAGATCAGCCCTCTGTTCCTTTTCAATCTAGAGAATTTTCAGGTACTAGTTCAAAGCATAAAGGATATTGGTAATGGTAGTGATTCGCTTACAGTGTCATGTTCCAAGGATAAACCTCTTCCCAAACTGAGTATAACTAGGAGTACTATTtcaaaagggaagaagaagagaaaataaatttcttttaaGGCTGATCCTGCTGGGGTAACATCTGATCAATATGGGGCTTATAAGAACCCTGAAGACAAGAAAGATATAGCATCTTCTGAAAGCACTTCTACTAGCATAATGTCAGAAGCAGGAAGCTGCTGATTCTACTCATCAAGTTTCTGCTTATTCTGCTCAGCAAGTTGCTGCTGATTCTGCTCAGCAAGTTGCTGCAGTCAGAGATGAAGGTGTACCTTAGAGCGGGGATGACATCTGGTAATTTGAATGGTTTCAGTTCCGTCTCAGAGCGGGGAACTTACAACCCGAGGATGTTCTAATGCCAAGAGGTATGCCTGATAGATTTGGAGTTCCAGCTACTTATGATCAGTCAAGTGCACAAAAGCGTAGTACAGATTATAACCAGTCACCACCCACACGTTCACAAGGGGCAGCTCTAACTCAAAAGTTCCTTCAGAAAAGTCTGAAGAACGCCTTAGGGATATGTCCCTTGTGAGTAATTAAAGAATTTTACGGGTATATTCTCATCCTTTGTATGCTTATACTGTTTTAATTTAACTGCATTACTTTCTTGGACCTTAGGTGCtagaaattatttttatttagtgGAAGAGAGGTAGGGCATGTGTGCTATGCCTATGGGAATGGATAGGACTTGGGGGTAGGGTAAAACATATACTGTCAATGGCCAGTCAACAGACATAGTGTTGGAATGGTATATGCTCTGGAAATTCTGTTTTCGTGCTAACGTAGATGTAATTTGTATTTTGGAATTTGATATAATTTCAGTGTATTTACggaaaaccttttttttttttttaacatcatgAGTACAAGTGCTCACTGGCGTCGTGAGACCTGTTTTGAAAATGTTTTATACTTCAGGAATTTCATCGATTTACAATTTATATGATGGAAGGATATTCGTGCTTAGGCATGGTATTTCCTCATCATTTGCATGATTTAATCATTGTGTTTTTGACTAAATCATGTTGTAGGGATAACTGACACTTTTCCTGGTCCTTTCATTTTCAGTTATTTGGGTTCCTTGTGTTTATTATTTCCTTTGGTTTGTCAGGTCAACGCCAGAGATATTTTCAGTACCGCTGTTATCGCACACTCACAGTTCCAGGCTCACCAAAACTATTTCAGCATTATGCTTTGATCCTAGTGGCACACTTTTGGTGTCTGCTTCGGTTCAGGGGCATAACATCGATGTTTTTTAACATAATGCCTGGCCCTCCTGGAGTCTCCTCTTCAACTGATGCTAATGCATCTCATGTACGTCTTTACAGGCTACAGCACGGAATGACAAATGCAGTAAGAATCGTGTTCTTTTTTTGGTCCAGTGTAGAATATGGCGCTTGTTTCAACAATCACTTGTTTGATATTAATCTTATTCCCTATTTGTTTCTACCTTTGCAGATTATTCAGGACGTTAGTTTCAGTGACGACAGCAACTGAATCTTGGTTAGTTCCTCGACGTGGACCAGCCATCTGTTTGCTATAAATCCTTGGGGAGGAACAGTTGATATTCCAATTTTCTGATGCTAGCCTTTAATCCAAACAATACTGTATCAGGTGTTACAACTAGATCAGCAGTTTGTTGGCCACCTAATTCAAGTTCACAAATGCCTAATCAGCAGAGCCGTGTTCATCTGGTCCCCCAGTTACACTTCCTGTTTGACTATCTCCGGACTCACAGTGTTCCAACAAAGAAGGTAAGCTGACTATGCATCCATTTATTTACTTACATTGCATGCTGTGTTCTCTGTTttgcttctaagttgcctcttCTATGCACACAGGGTTGCTGCTATGAATAGCAATATCAGTGGCCAACTTCTTCAGAGGTCTGTGATATCTGAAAATGGCAGGCTTTCATGCACAAGCAGTTCAAACTCACCTGATACCATGACTGACAGAGGTGCCGGACTTGCAGAACAACACAATGGTAGTGAAGAAACGGGGTGGGGTCTTCTTCAGATGACAACAGGAAGCAGGGATCCGTAAAATAACAATGACAGCCCATAGACAAAGACGCAGTTTTAAATAGTAGAAGACCAGCTTTAAAATGGAGGTTCAACTCAAGTTTGTAAATAGTGACATGGGAATGGTGAATCATTTTAAAAAGGGAGGTGATGAGTATGATTAGAGATATGTCTATCTTACTAATGTAGATTAGTTGGGGGAATTTTCATTGGGGTTGGAAGTAATGTTGTAACTAGATTTCTGTAGTTTGTAGATTCTTGGTCGGCGCTTATAGTTATTCATCTGCAGAAATGATGTCCATTTATCGCATAActttcttttatgttgtcaaaatTTGGACCATAGTTGTCCATCGATGTTATTTTGATGTCGCTATCTGTCTGTATTATTGTCTCAGGTGTGCAGATATTCTTTGGTTCTACTGGGAGGGTAACAGCGTTAATACAATGGATGGTATAAGAGAGGCATGAACAATAGGGAGGTACAAAGCCTGTTTTTATTATTCGATCAAATATATAAAACTAAGCAATAGGGAGGTACTGAGCATTAATACACCTAAAGTATTTTCAGATTGTACTAAGCAATAGGGAGGCACATTTAGAAAATACTaaattgacaaataaaaaatattttaggtGTATTAATTATTGCTCGACACTGAGCAATAGGGAGACacatttaaaaagaaaataatttatACACCTAAAATATTTTTGGATTCTACTAATGAGCATGTTTTATTATTCGATTAAAAATATAATACTCGCACTGTTTCAGTttaaaaagaatttaaaaataGGACTTAAATCTAATAATCTAAACAGCAGCAAAAATGTTCTCTTAGTAGAACAATCCTAATATTAGATTATCTTTGTATGGTAGTTGGATCACACAAAATACTTCAGCACTCAGATTGAATGACAAACCAACCCCACAAATACTTCAGCGCTGAGATTGAATgacaaaccaaccaaaacatcatccCATGCAAACTGACCCAATCATCTATATCTACACCAATATTTACATTTCTTTCTATTAGCTTTGTGTTGAGCAACGGTACCCATTTCCTAAAGCCTTCAACAGTGGGAGTTCTGTAGTTTTGCATTGTAACCCATTAGCTTTGTTTTGGTTTGTAAAGATGGGGGACAACAATAATTAACCAGATACTTAATTTCACACAACCGTTTTGATGATGATGGCCGTCTCAAGAGAACCGGAACTCTCTGGACGGCATCAGCACACATTATCACAGAGGTGATTGGGTCTGGAATCCTGTCCGTGGCTTGGGCCATAGCTCAGCTTGGATGGATTGCAGGTCCTATTGCCATGCTCTTGTTTTCTGGAGTGACTTACTACACTTCAACTCTGCTCTGTGCTTGCTATCGCTCCGGAGACACCGGACAAAGGAACTACACATACATGCAGGCTGTTCAATCTACCCTCGGATCTGAGGAGCTAAGCTCAAGATTTGTGGAGTTGTTCAGTACTTGAACCTAGTTGGATACACAATAGCATCATCTATAAGCATGATGGCAATAAAGAGGTCTAACTACTGCTTTCACAGGAGTGGTGGGAAAGATCCATGCCATATCAACAGCAACCCATACATGATTGCTTTCGGCATTATGCAAATCGTATTGTCGCAGATTCCAAACTTCGACCAGTTGTGGAGGCTCTCAATTGTTGCGGCAGCTATCACTACAAGAAAAGTAGTCTACCACAACATCACAATAACAAAATGCTCTAAATACTCTACATACAGTTTTCCACAACGAGTGATCTGGAGTattgaattgttgaaatttgagataattttggatattgctgATTCAATTGGGAAATTTTGATTGTGATCTGTGTGCTGATTGATGTAATTGCTTGGTGAAGCTGGAATAGGGGAGCAAGACTGAGCATTTACAGGCGCAGAGGTGAGTGCTCTGTTATGTTTCTCATGAAATCTTTCCTGCATTTGAAAATTGGGAAAGGTTTCTGGTGTTAGGAGTACAATTACGGCTTCTACTGTTCTATTGTGTATGGTACTGTTAGGACTACACCATATCAGCTGAACCTTAGATCACCACATAGAAGCTGAGATAGGGTTTATGGGAACAGTAGTGTTAGTTTGCATACTAGCTTCACCTAATTTAGGATGAGTAGTTATTTAATTTCTATATAAGCTTGTAAATGGAAAGCTTCATTGAGTTTAGGGTTTATGGGTTGTTTTTAATGTTTAGAGTTGAAGATGATCATTTTAGGAAAGGCTGAAGTAAACAAGTCCTGGAAATGAGGATAATGGAAAGTTGGAAAGGTTGTTATTTAGAAACTGTGTAATGCTTCGTTCAATGTTTCTTTATGATTGATGCAATAGAGTTGCTTACGGATTGAGATAATTTATTGGCATTGTTGAAGACAGTAGCATATTGTTTTGAAGATTGAGAGTTACTGATGAACTTGTTAACTTTCGACTGGTTGCTATTCCAAATCTGTTTCTAGCCTTCTAGGTATGTACACGTGGTACACGCACATAGTTTTAAGCCATACTTGAGTATTAATGAGCAAGGAAAATTTTCCATTTTCTGTTGtgtcgtgtttttttttttttcgcgttTAAAAGCTTTGTATTAGGCATTCAGTAAATTCCGAGACACTTCTTTCAATATCAGTGATAACAAGAAGCACATGTGTAgaattggcattcccatacaacaCAGGAAGTATCGTACGAGTTGATCCAAAAGAATCTCAGGGAAATGCATTCATGCATACATGCATAAATTTGGTGTTAATCTAGGAAGGTATCGTTGGGGTTAATGGGTTtaatatcttttatttatttgaagaTATTTTTCTGTGTGTGAAAGtgggtaattgatttcctaaatATTTTAGGGTTGGTGTCTTTGATTGGTCATCTTTAAAACAAAAGATAGTTTACTTGTAGAAGGGGTATTAGGGTAGAAATATGTTTGTTTGTGTTGGGGGACGGCACctattcatatatattgaaaaagagGGACGGTGATAGGGGAGAAAAGCAAGAATCAGTTTGGAGGTCTTGCATGCTTGAGATTGATTTTGTCATAAGAGTCAAAGGCACTTGTTCCATGCTTAAGTGTCTTGGTCTTGTTTTTCATGTGCACAaattctcttgagatcagtagagaagcTGTGAAGAAAGGAGAGCGATATTCGGCGATGGTTCAAGAGAAGAATGAGATCAAGACGGAAGACAAACTTCACATTAGATTTTGTCTAATCATTGTAGCCGTGCTAGTGTTATTCgagtttgtaaagaacatatccttcatcataagttaattcttatttttgggttctcaagagtaagagtcctgcagtgtttttaatcgcatatttgaggttttcactgcgtaaccaaaatctggtgttctatttgttaattttggtttctactgcccagtaaggattgatatGTGGCTTGCAATCCCCATTTTGCAGAAAAcacattctgtccttgtattttcacttggcatcagagcaggttctaaaGGTTTTTAGTTGATCCGTGGTCAAGGATGGAACGTGAACGTGACAGAGCCTCCAGTTCCATAAATTGCCCGCCCTTATTTGATGGTGAGGATTATTCACAATGGAAGATCATGATGAGGGCGTTCCTCTACTTTCAGGATGAAAATATGTGGAAAATAGTTGAGACtggatgggaacacccaaccaagGCTGAAGACtcaaagaaagtagaagggACATATGCAAGAGTTCTTAAACCTAGGAAGGAATGGACAGAAGAAGAGGTTCGGAATAGAAGTTGAGATTTCAAGGCACGAAATTCCTTATACACAACTTTATCCAAGAAGGAGAGGGTGAGAATCAGCCATTGTGACACGGCTAAACAAGCATGTGATCTTCTTCAAGTCATTtatgaaggaaataaaaaggttAGAGGTCAGAAGCTTCAAAGACTTGTCTTGGAGTTTGAGAACATGCAAATGGGAGAAGATGAATCAATAGATGACTTTCATGCTCGTCTTCTGAATGTGACAAGTCAGTGTCGTAGTCTTGGTGATCCATTTGAAGAGCATCGAATCGTCAAGAAAATCCTTAGGTCTCTTTCATCAAAGTTTCAATCCAAACAGACAGCTATAGAAGAACCTCAAGACCTGGACACTTATTCTCTTGACGAACTGGAAGGAAATCTCAAAACTTTTGAGATGAGACTCAAGCCtgaaaaaaaaggtaaaaggtGTTGCTTTTTCCTCCATTAAAAAGAAAGATTATATTGTTGATGAGTCTGTGGATTTAGCTTTGTTGACGAAAGAGTtcaaaaattttctgaaaaacaaaaaatccttTGGAAACTCTTCGAAAATTTTTCCTAACAAGCCTAAATGTtttgagtgtggtggaattggacATCTTGCTGCCGATTGTGGCAATAAGAGGTATAATTTGAGTGGAAACAAGGCTTTAAAGTCTACTTGGAGTGACAGTGATGAAGGCTCTCAATCCGATGGCgaagaggtaaatcttgctcttacttcctctTTTGATTCTGAATTATCTAATGTTTCTAATTTAGAAGATGACactcttgatgaagaaacaaataaaaaatgcaaGCAATTGTATAATGCCTCAAGAATTGTTcttagaaaaaataataaacttcaAGAGGAAGTCAAATCCTTAAGAggtgagaaagaaaaaattgagcaaaaatttGAAATATCTTTGAAAGAATGGGAAGAAGAATGTACTAACCTTGTTGATAAGATTAAAGTTTTGCAGGGTACGGTCAAGTCTCAAGACTGGGACAAGGAGCATGATGAGATTACtaacaaaatcaaagttttgTAGGTTGAAATTAAGGCTCAATCCTCTTTAAATGTTTCTCTAAcccttgaaaatgagaaattgcagGAAGAATTATCAAGGGTCAAGGAAAGCTTTAACAAGTTCTCTATAGGGTCTGAAAAAGTCTCTAAAATGATTGGATTTGGCAAAACTCATTGTAATAAAGAAGGATTAGGATATAATGACGAGTCTTGCAAACTTTTGGCATTTGTAAAAAGTGTAGAAGGTGAGAGTTCATCAAGTCAGTCACAAAGCTCTAGTGACAACAAGTCTGCCACCGAATTAGCTGTAAGACCAGAACCTCGTGAAGCCATCCAATCACATCAGAAAAGCTCTTCGGTAAGTTCTGACAAGCACACCTCTGTGCGTCAACCCAGGTATATTCACAACTCCAAAAACTTCattcctacttgtcattattGCGGAAAATTGGGACACATACGTCCTACGTGTAATATACTTCGCATGGTCACTCAAAATCAGAGGAAAGCATCAAAAATTAGCCCAACTGCATCGCTGCAAGCTGAGCTGAAAGAGCATCTGAAGTTGATCAACAGGATTGCAGAGCGCATTGCAATCCCCAAAGAGCAGGATTTGAAGTAGAAGCAAATCTGGATTAAAAAAAGGTTCTAATAATTGTTTTTCTGCTCATATAgataatcttgataatatgcttgagTGTGCAGTTGTTCCTACTGAACATCATTTGGCTGATTCGTTTACAAAACCTTTGGATAATACTCattttgaatcacttagaagtGCCTTTG
It encodes:
- the LOC112203655 gene encoding LOW QUALITY PROTEIN: amino acid permease 3-like (The sequence of the model RefSeq protein was modified relative to this genomic sequence to represent the inferred CDS: deleted 2 bases in 1 codon; substituted 1 base at 1 genomic stop codon); the encoded protein is MDGIRELCVEQRYLISHNRFDDDGRLKRTGTLWTASAHIITEVIGSGILSVAWAIAQLGWIAGPIAMLLFSGVTYYTSTLLCACYRSGDTGQRNYTYMQAVQSTLGXGAKLKICGVVQYLNLVGYTIASSISMMAIKRSNYCFHRSGGKDPCHINSNPYMIAFGIMQIVLSQIPNFDQLWRLSIVAAAITTRKVVYHNITITKCSKYSTYSFPQRVIWSIELLKFEIILDIADSIGKF